In Pongo abelii isolate AG06213 chromosome 5, NHGRI_mPonAbe1-v2.0_pri, whole genome shotgun sequence, the DNA window cttacAAGTCTTACAATGTTCCTCAAACTAAATTTTCACTAAAACACGATTAAAACGTAGCAATTGCAAGATACATGTCTATGAAGCCCCATAGTGTAACTCCTTGACATTCTTTACTCAATCAAATTGGGGCTCAGAAACAATATCCCAAAATGAAGGCCAAAGAAGCAACCTCAGAAGCAAAATTTTTCTGTGACTTTCTCCTGCCCTCTTGTCTCTCAGTCCCATTCTCCCCTGAGGCTACACATAGAAACTATAATTCCCGTTTCCCAGGGTGGCTTATGACAACCAGAATcctttttccccaaagccagccataaaaactaaaaatattactctaacttCCCTTCCACCTTTTTGTGTAAAAACTGGCCACAGAGAAATTATTTGATCCACCTTGTTTAATTGCAGGTCATAAGACCCTATTCCAGAGATGGAGCTCTCTCATACCCaatacccagaaggaaggaatgcatGTTCAAAGAGGTGAGGGATGAAATGAAAATTCTAAATCCCTTTGACAGAATAATGGACCCTCCTTTGGCTAAAAGACCCCAAAAGTTTAAGTTCCCAGGCATGACAGGATGGAGGCTGCACATCCTGTTTGTTTCTACCCCCTTCCCCTTTCTAATCACTGCTAGATTTTCTCAAAGTCTGATTGGAGGGAATAATACACCGGAAAGCCCCTTTACTTACTTTATCTGGCCCCTTCCACCCTCCATGGTGGTCCAGACAAGACAGATATTAAGGACCATAGAGTTTCTTGATAAATGACTGCAGGCCCACAACTGGTTGTGACCAGTCTCCTGAGAATGCAGATCATGGACTTCTGCCCTACATTTCAGTTTTATATATAGGACCTAATTATAACTCATTTACATGTTAAATCTTCACCCCAAAATGATCATGGGAGATATCTTACATACATGTAAACCTAATACACATGTGCTTGGGTctccttcatgaatattcatagcccCTCCTATAACCTGTTGATTATGTATATTTCACCAACCCATTCCTCAAAAATTCCTGTTTtatccctccctgcttccctcccaGTGCCTGTCTCTCAGCAAACCAaagctacccttcccagcctgtcagaatggccaccttgcaggctgcaactctttgagaaataaagctcCTTTGCAAATGTATGAACCTTCTCATTCTTCAGTTGACAGAGGCCAAGAAGAGTCTAGacaaacaggccttgctgggtttctccACTCGGTTTATTAACGTTTCATCATACCCTTTTCATCCAATCAAATTTCTACAAGGTTATCCATATgttgttgaacctaagcataaaagtGGACAATTTTTcctgtatctttgttttcatcctAAAGGCTCCCTTGAACACATTAATAAATTTGTGTaacttttctccaattaatctgccttttgcaaGCTAATCTTTCAGCAAAGCTTCAGGGCTCGCCTTGGctcctataaaataataaacactttaactttgtattctttttagacTTCAAAGTAATTGACCTGATGTTCTCATCTGAGTTTTTCTTGGAGTTTATGTAGCTTCCAGGAATAGCAAATTATTTTctggactttcttcttttcatgaAATGGCATTGTGCTTCCACAGTGATTTCTCTTCCCCTTTTTTTAAACACCAGAATTAGCAGTTGTAGAGGCTGTCCCTCAAAAACATATGATCgagggaaaaatattcatataacacttctttttttgttttgtttttttcatttttgggtcttgctctgttgcccagactgggttGCAGTGTCACaattatgactcactgcagcctcaaattcctagcctcaagcaatcctcctaactcagcctcctgggtcaCTGGCATTATAggactgagccactgtgcctggctaaaagAATTTCAAATACTGTCCACTTACTGATATTTTGCTATCGAAAAATTCAAACATCAATAATTTTGCTAGTTGCCCACCTCCTCTTGCGTCGTTGAGTAATGGTTTAACAAGCCCCCTTAGTTCCCTAACACAACTGTATAGacatatagatgtagatataaatatagatattgaTTTACTGTAAATAAAGTCCAGATGCTATAACTGGGTTCATAGAAATATATTGAATGTCCTCATTGTTTCAAGGCCTATGCTGTCAAGATATGGTAAAGAAtcaaggaagagaggagagaaatgaaGAATCCTGGAACAATGCTATCTATAAAGAATAATGCAAGCCacggccagatgcggtggctcacgcttgtaatcccagcactttgggaggccaaggcaggtggattgcctgaggtcaggagttcaagatcagcctggccaaaatggtgaaacccaccccccatctctactaaaaataccaaaattagctgggtgtggtggctgctgcctgtaatcccagctactccggaggctgaggcaggaaaatcgctggaaccggagaggcagaggttgcagtaagctaggACGGcagcactgcactgcagcctgggtgacagagcgagactctgcctcaaaaaaaaataaaaaataaaaaagaataatgcaaGCCGCATATGTAATTTTGAATTTTCCagtaagcacattttaaaaattaataagcaggtaaaagaattttaataattattgcatttaaaacaaaatacaaaatcattatttcaaaatatagtcaatataaaaacattattaatgcaatatttcacattcttttttaaatcttaagtCTTCTAAATATGAGGGACATCCTATTCAATTTCATATTACATTTTTGTTGGCAATAAATGgaatttcattttgatttcataAACTTCAGtgctgaaaaattaaaatcatatatcTGTTTAAAACATATCTAACATTTTCCAATAACTGAAGTATCAACCtttgaattaaaataatgaaaattaagtaaaataaaaattcaggccaggcacagtggctcacggctgtaatcccagcactttgggaggccgagatggatggattacttaaggtcaggaaatcgagcccagcctagccaacatggtgaaaccccgtttctactaaaaatacctccaccccccccacaaaaaataagccgggcgtggtgacaagcacctgtaactccaactactctggagactgaggcaggagaatctcttaaactcaggaggtggagctaacagtgagctgagatcaccccactgcactccatcctgagtgacagagcaagactccttctcgaaaaaaagaaagtcagtcTTCAGCAGCAAcaaccacatttcaaatgctcagtagCCACAACTGGTTTCTGACTGTTTTACCACATAACGCAGATCCTACGGGAAATTGTGCTCAGGTATGGAGATAGTGATGGAAATTACTGATTAATACAAGTGAGCTGCTAAGTTCTTATGTAATTATGTAAATTTTGCACTGACTTCTAAAATAAAGCTTTACACATATTTAGAGATGAGGATTATGAAAGGAACTGAAGGTAGGTTCCGATGGCAAAACACCGGATTGACAGATTTAAGAACACTggggaggaaataaaactatggGGCATAAAGATGGAATTTCCTAAATGGTTCTCACTGACTGTGACCTAAAGTTTATCTTTTgattttggaaacattttttagATGTAGATATTAACATtctaataatagaaatgaaaaaactaaaatgaaaatgagaaaacagaagataATATCAATAAACAGGTCTTGGGCCTCAGAAGATGAGATGTAGGGAGTGTGGAGAGGAAAAGCACAGAGAGGGCATACCTCTCATTAACAAACAGCCCAGCCCACAAATACGTGATCATATTGTACAAAAGGATTTCAGTTCTTTCCTTGTTTCCTATTAAACAATTTTGCCAATATACCTAACCGTTTTACCTTGATCTAAAGtgtacagaattttctttttctgaaaaggaGAAGCAAGGGACTCATATATATTTCAGATGTGAGATTGAAACGCACGACAATGTGTAATTTCAGTCAAGACTTGCCCACGAGTCCTAAGATAATTCAAATTTGCAAAATAGACACTAACTTGAAAGGTGCAATTGTATCAGTCCTGTGGTTAGCTGAATTTTGATGAATGCCCTAAAATAGGGAAGATTTAACAGAATTCAGGGGATGAGCAGGAATGCACAAAGCATCCTTTGTCTCCTCCcccctccagcttgcagacatcCGCGGGCATTTGCGGGCAGAGATAAATTTGGTTTAGCCGTCTCCCCTCCCTGGAGGACGGGGGCTCCAGCATATTCATGATGTCAATCGCCTTGGACTACATGCCAGCGTCATTGCGAACCTGCTACTACACTTTACAAAATAGTTTTCCAATGAGAAAGAAAACCTactgggaaagaaaaacaaaaaggaactaGACCTTGCAACAGGCACGCACGCGCACTATCCCTCTCTGAAATATTTATAGTACGCTTACACAAACGCGAACTTGTAAATCTAAACTCTGCCTGAACCAAAGTAGCCAATAGATTAAAAGTATGTAAATTAGGaattcccaaactgctctttttATTGGCTAGGAAAAGAACACCTTACAGGGAATCCGATAGGTTAATTTACAATACTGTTAGGCTATAATGTCATTCCTTAAGAGTCTTTTCCAGTAAACATTTGTTACCTTTTCAAAGTAATTGGGAGCTGTTGAGTTTGGAAGCGAAAACCAAGTTAAGAAGTCCTGTGATTTGGGTGAGTCCAGTTCTTATAAAAGTTCTGTTGGATGTGTCTTAAATTGTTCGGTGCACCTCAGCTCTCTCCCGCAGGGATCCGGAGAAACTGCGCCATTGTTGTCTTATAAAGAAACAACGTTCTAAGACTCTCTTCGCCGCCatctttttcaagattttatattgaaaatactttttttgatGAGTCTTGCCATTATGTCTGGACGTTTTAATTTCAACAAAACGAAATAATAGCGTTAAATTCTTTGAGTCAAACCCGATATTAGAGGTAGGGATTCCAGGATGTTAGAATTTTGCTATAACACAAATGAAACAAAGTTCCTTATGCTTAAACAGTGTATCTTAGAAAACTTTGTTTGAGTGAATTAGCTATGTACTCTATAATGAAACGAGGAATCATTGAGAGATACTTAGACAACGgattttaaatgagtgaataggGAAGGGAAAAACTTaaggaaaatgaagcagaaaaaagCACCGgagatttttgaaaagaaattctaaagcaCTTTCTAATGCAAACACATTCGATTTTTTATAGCTAAGCAGGATAATAGATCAGTCTATTAAATGATCAATGTCTTTGCAGGTCATGCTCTATGTGAAACATCAAAGAAACCTGTAACAAAAAAcgagttgtttaaaagagccagTTCTCTATCCAAATTTACCAATCAGAATCTTGCACTGAAAAAATACACCAATCGTGAATCTCTACGACCACTTCCGGAATTTAGCAACCGATCACTAACACGGATTGTCCACAATCCAATCAGAGTGATTCTGTTCCTATATAAATAGAGGGGCAAACCACTTTTCCTAACTCACTTACTTTGCAGATGAGCTATGGCGCGTACTAAGCAGACGGCTCGTAAATCCACAGGCGGTAAAGCACCGCGCAAGCAGCTGGCCACTAAGGCAGCTCGCAAGAGCGCTCCGGCCACGGGCGGCGTGAAGAAGCCCCATCGCTACCGCCCTGGTACCGTGGCTCTGCGCGAGATCCGTCGTTACCAGAAGTCCACCGAGCTTCTAATCCGGAAGCTGCCGTTTCAGCGCCTGGTGCGAGAAATcgctcaggacttcaagaccgACCTGCGCTTCCAGAGTTCCGCGGTGATGGCGCTGCAGGAGGCCTGCGAGGCCTACTTGGTGGGGCTTTTCGAGGACACCAACCTGTGCGCTATCCATGCCAAGCGCGTGACTATCATGCCTAAGGACATCCAGCTTGCCCGCCGCATTCGTGGGGAGAGGGCGTAAATTGTTCTGAGTGCAAACCTTAAATCCAAAGGCT includes these proteins:
- the LOC100442896 gene encoding histone H3.1 isoform X1; the encoded protein is MARTKQTARKSTGGKAPRKQLATKAARKSAPATGGVKKPHRYRPGTVALREIRRYQKSTELLIRKLPFQRLVREIAQDFKTDLRFQSSAVMALQEACEAYLVGLFEDTNLCAIHAKRVTIMPKDIQLARRIRGERA